One window of Medicago truncatula cultivar Jemalong A17 chromosome 2, MtrunA17r5.0-ANR, whole genome shotgun sequence genomic DNA carries:
- the LOC25486853 gene encoding transcription termination factor MTERF15, mitochondrial, whose amino-acid sequence MFILRRTISSTNSFSTISHQTSHYRKQITLANLFLSFGFPSSSLPHFLSKNHFLFNSDPSHLRQSLTTLFSFKIPQKNLISLVRDFPSVLEPQFLHSWELGFPKFKSKLFNPSPLMIANLLRCSRTFHLNPLEISRKIEIFRGLGFSDDVLIRVLEEFPSAVVMGETQIVGVINFLMEFRVPKDEIDRVVRLFPKVLGFSIEDRLKPLIHELRGLGFSSREVRAEVVRDPRILGMEIGEFSRCLKLLQSLKCREAIKERIFGEGLVRACFEVKLRVDCLCGRGLIRRDALKVLWKEPRLIAYDLEDIEKKIEFLIQRMKYGVDCLHEVPEYLGVNFEKQIVPRYNVIEYLKGKGAIGFEVGLKDIIKPTRLRFYNLYVKPYPECEKIYGRFSEKVEVKRKHPAGLWKMFQPPKFPQTSKDVKNMKAFMDSLV is encoded by the coding sequence ATGTTTATTCTCAGAAGAACCATTTCTTCAACTAACAGCTTCTCCACCATTtctcatcaaacatctcattacaGAAAACAAATCACACTCGCTAATCTCTTCCTATCCTTCGGTTTCCCTTCCTCTTCTCTTCCCCATTTCCTCTCCAAAAACCACTTCCTCTTCAATTCCGATCCATCCCACCTTCGCCAATCCTTAACAAccctcttttccttcaaaattccACAGAAAAACCTAATTTCACTTGTTCGGGATTTCCCTTCTGTGTTGGAACCCCAATTTCTACATAGTTGGGAATTGGGTTTTCCAAAATTCAAATCCAAGCTTTTTAACCCTTCCCCGTTGATGATAGCCAACTTATTGCGGTGTTCTAGAACTTTCCATTTAAACCCACTTGAAATTTCCcgtaaaattgagatttttaggggtttagggttttctGATGATGTTTTGATAAGGGTTTTGGAGGAATTTCCCAGTGCAGTTGTAATGGGGGAAACTCaaattgttggtgtcattaattTTCTTATGGAATTTAGGGTTCCTAAGGATGAAATTGATAGGGTTGTTAGATTGTTTCCTAAGGTTTTGGGATTTTCTATTGAGGATAGGTTGAAGCCGTTGATTCATGAGTtgaggggtttagggttttccAGCCGAGAGGTTAGGGCGGAGGTTGTTAGGGATCCAAGGATTTTGGGAATGGAGATTGGGGAATTTTCACGGTGTTTGAAGTTGTTGCAGAGTTTGAAATGCAGAGAGGCAATTAAAGAGAGGATTTTTGGAGAGGGTTTGGTTAGGGCTTGTTTTGAAGTGAAGCTGAGAGTGGATTGTTTGTGCGGTCGCGGTTTGATTCGTAGGGATGCTTTGAaggtgttgtggaaggaaccgaGGTTGATTGCTTATGATTTGGAGGATATTGAGAAGAAGATTGAGTTTTTAATCCAAAGGATGAAATATGGTGTTGATTGTTTACATGAAGTTCCTGAATACTTGggtgtgaattttgaaaaacagATTGTTCCTAGATACAATGTGATTGAGTATTTGAAAGGAAAAGGTGCAATTGGGTTTGAAGTGGGATTGAAAGACATTATCAAACCAACTAGGCTTAGATTTTATAATCTTTATGTCAAGCCTTATCCTGAATGCGAAAAAATATATGGCAGATTTTCAGAAAAGGTTGAAGTTAAAAGAAAGCATCCCGCCGGACTTTGGAAGATGTTCCAACCACCGAAGTTCCCTCAAACCAGTAAAGATGTGAAGAACATGAAGGCTTTCATGGACTCGTTGGTGTAG
- the LOC25486855 gene encoding putative pentatricopeptide repeat-containing protein At1g03510 encodes MASSSFFYSPNHQRLLSFTKQITTHVNQSRHREALSIFHHMHSSLFMFLDPHVFTLVLKSCTSLHLPYLATSIHSHLIKSSFLTNNPFLSSSLLNFYGHCVSLNHAHQLFDETPHRNDVIWNSIIALYSRVQNITTAVNLFNEMDVPPNESTFNPIIAALSLSNQNNASFKAISFYRRMTGLKLKPGLITLLALVRASVSIAALNLIKEIHGYAMRNDIDSHPQLSSGLIEAYGRCGCLMDSRTVFKNMRGCDKDVVVWSNLISACALHGEAKEALEFFQEMEVSGVKPDGITFLAVLKACSHAGLDDEALCFFMKMHRDYGVEPNSEHYSCLVDVLSRAGRLYEAYEVIKGMPVKVTAKAWGALLGACTNYGELGLAEIAGKALAEVEPDNAANYVLLAKIYASVGRREEADRMIREMKEKGVKTTSGTSWVVYSES; translated from the coding sequence ATGGCGTCTTCCTCATTCTTCTATTCACCCAACCACCAACGTCTCCTATCCTTCACAAAGCAAATAACAACACACGTCAACCAATCTCGTCACAGAGAAGCTTTATCAATCTTCCACCACATGCACTCTTCCCTTTTCATGTTCCTTGACCCACACGTTTTCACCCTCgttctcaaatcctgcacctccCTTCACCTTCCCTACCTCGCTACTTCCATCCATTCCCACCTCATCAAATCCTCTTTTCTTACCAACAACCCATTCCTCTCTTCTTCCCTCCTCAACTTCTACGGCCATTGTGTTTCGCTCAATCATGCACACCAACTGTTCGATGAAACTCCTCACCGAAACGATGTTATTTGGAATTCCATCATTGCACTTTACTCGCGTGTGCAAAACATTACAACTGCTGTTAATCTCTTTAATGAGATGGATGTACCGCCTAATGAATCAACTTTTAACCCGATTATAGCAGCTTTGTCATTGTCGAATCAAAACAATGCTTCGTTTAAAGCGATAAGCTTTTACCGGAGAATGACTGGGTTGAAATTAAAGCCGGGTTTGATCACTCTACTTGCTCTTGTTCGTGCGTCTGTTTCGATTGCAGCGTTGAATTTGATTAAAGAGATTCATGGTTATGCGATGAGGAATGATATTGATTCACATCCTCAGTTGAGTAGTGGGTTGATAGAAGCTTATGGTCGATGCGGTTGTTTAATGGATTCACGTACAGTTTTTAAGAATATGAGGGGCTGCGATAAAGATGTAGTTGTTTGGAGTAATTTAATATCTGCTTGTGCTTTACACGGTGAAGCAAAGGAAGCATTGGAGTTTTTTCAAGAAATGGAAGTTTCAGGCGTGAAGCCAGATGGGATTACTTTTCTTGCTGTTTTGAAAGCTTGTAGTCATGCTGGGTTGGATGATGAGGCGTTGTGTTTTTTCATGAAGATGCATAGGGATTATGGCGTTGAGCCGAATAGCGAACATTATTCATGTTTGGTTGATGTTTTGAGTAGAGCTGGGAGATTGTATGAAGCTTATGAGGTTATTAAAGGGATGCCTGTGAAAGTGACTGCCAAGGCATGGGGTGCTCTTCTTGGTGCTTGTACGAATTATGGGGAGTTGGGGTTGGCTGAGATTGCGGGGAAGGCTTTGGCTGAGGTTGAACCAGATAATGCTGCAAATTATGTTTTGTTGGCTAAGATTTATGCTAGTGTTGGGAGACGAGAGGAGGCTGATAGAATGATAAGGGAAATGAAAGAGAAGGGAGTGAAGACTACGAGTGGTACTAGCTGGGTCGTGTATTCTGAGTCTTAA
- the LOC25486856 gene encoding DAR GTPase 2, mitochondrial isoform X2 — protein MATTQFGRRVGRIVKERIERRKSSVIREGLWNDPFMVASTRAIAERIPLVDLIVHVTDARIPFSSQCHLLTHNHIIVLNKADLASRSSLQVWMDYFRETNCVSCGVDAHNKESIRQVGKLRRTDQANKYTATVMLIGLPNVGKSALTNALHHVGRISAAEKGKLKHATVSPEPGETKDIRSYKIASHPNIYVLDTPAVLPPEVPDVDVLSKLLLTGAIGDCLIERKETAEYFLAIHNSSDQYKKWAKLSSKENDIFFLNSTTECLTTHGLQMKQKKKIPNDHTQDDMVQDVRRTLYETVSSFDGNIRCEVEMEALIASQFTALQEVFHVSTEREEDAHVVVAGKLLNLFRTGRLGHYILDNLPRNIH, from the exons ATGGCAACGACGCAATTCGGAAGGCGAGTGGGAAGGATAGTGAAAGAAAGAATAGAAAGAAGGAAAAGCAGCGTTATACGTGAAGGATTATGGAACGATCCTTTCATGGTTGCTTCTACTCGCGCCATTGCAGAAAGAATCCCTTTGGTTGATCTCATCGTCCATGTCACTGATGCAAGGATTCCATTCTCCTCTCAATGTCATTTACTCACACATAATCATATTATCGTTCTCAATAAAGCTGATCTCGCTTCTCGTTCCTCTTTACAG GTATGGATGGATTATTTTAGGGAAACGAACTGCGTATCTTGTGGAGTCGATGCTCATAACAAGGAGAGCATCAGACAG GTGGGAAAGTTGAGGAGAACGGATCAAGCTAATAAATATACTGCAACAGTAATGTTAATTGGGCTTCCAAATGTTGGAAAATCGGCACTTACTAATGCTTTGCATCATGTTGGGAGAATCAGTGCTGCAG AAAAAGGAAAGTTAAAGCATGCAACTGTGAGTCCAGAGCCAGGGGAGACTAAAGACATTAGAAGTTATAAG ATTGCTAGCCATCCCAATATTTATGTGTTAGACACTCCAGCTGTTTTACCTCCAGAGGTTCCTGATGTTGATGTTTTATCTAAATTACTCTTAACAG GAGCAATTGGGGACTGTTTGATTGAGAGAAAAGAAACTGCTGAATATTTTCTAGCTATTCACAACTCAAGTGATCAGTACAAAAAATGGGCAAAGTTATCGAGCAAGGAAAACGACATATTTTTCCTTAACAGCACAACAGAGTGCTTGACTACACATGGGTTACAAAtgaaacagaaaaagaaaatcccTAACGATCACACACAG GACGACATGGTGCAGGATGTTAGAAGAACACTCTATGAAACAGTTTCATCTTTTGATGGCAATATAAGATGTGAAGTTGAAATGGAAGCACTTATTGCTAGTCAGTTTACCGCGTTGCAGGAAGTTTTCCACGTTTCAACTGAACGTGAAGAAGATGCTCATGTCGTGGTTGCCGGGAAATTGCTTAATCTTTTTCGTACGGGTCGTCTTGGACATTATATTTTAGATAACCTTCCCAGAAATATTCACTGA
- the LOC25486856 gene encoding DAR GTPase 2, mitochondrial isoform X1, whose protein sequence is MATTQFGRRVGRIVKERIERRKSSVIREGLWNDPFMVASTRAIAERIPLVDLIVHVTDARIPFSSQCHLLTHNHIIVLNKADLASRSSLQVWMDYFRETNCVSCGVDAHNKESIRQFLSLIQRQVGKLRRTDQANKYTATVMLIGLPNVGKSALTNALHHVGRISAAEKGKLKHATVSPEPGETKDIRSYKIASHPNIYVLDTPAVLPPEVPDVDVLSKLLLTGAIGDCLIERKETAEYFLAIHNSSDQYKKWAKLSSKENDIFFLNSTTECLTTHGLQMKQKKKIPNDHTQDDMVQDVRRTLYETVSSFDGNIRCEVEMEALIASQFTALQEVFHVSTEREEDAHVVVAGKLLNLFRTGRLGHYILDNLPRNIH, encoded by the exons ATGGCAACGACGCAATTCGGAAGGCGAGTGGGAAGGATAGTGAAAGAAAGAATAGAAAGAAGGAAAAGCAGCGTTATACGTGAAGGATTATGGAACGATCCTTTCATGGTTGCTTCTACTCGCGCCATTGCAGAAAGAATCCCTTTGGTTGATCTCATCGTCCATGTCACTGATGCAAGGATTCCATTCTCCTCTCAATGTCATTTACTCACACATAATCATATTATCGTTCTCAATAAAGCTGATCTCGCTTCTCGTTCCTCTTTACAG GTATGGATGGATTATTTTAGGGAAACGAACTGCGTATCTTGTGGAGTCGATGCTCATAACAAGGAGAGCATCAGACAG TTCCTAAGCCTTATACAACGGCAGGTGGGAAAGTTGAGGAGAACGGATCAAGCTAATAAATATACTGCAACAGTAATGTTAATTGGGCTTCCAAATGTTGGAAAATCGGCACTTACTAATGCTTTGCATCATGTTGGGAGAATCAGTGCTGCAG AAAAAGGAAAGTTAAAGCATGCAACTGTGAGTCCAGAGCCAGGGGAGACTAAAGACATTAGAAGTTATAAG ATTGCTAGCCATCCCAATATTTATGTGTTAGACACTCCAGCTGTTTTACCTCCAGAGGTTCCTGATGTTGATGTTTTATCTAAATTACTCTTAACAG GAGCAATTGGGGACTGTTTGATTGAGAGAAAAGAAACTGCTGAATATTTTCTAGCTATTCACAACTCAAGTGATCAGTACAAAAAATGGGCAAAGTTATCGAGCAAGGAAAACGACATATTTTTCCTTAACAGCACAACAGAGTGCTTGACTACACATGGGTTACAAAtgaaacagaaaaagaaaatcccTAACGATCACACACAG GACGACATGGTGCAGGATGTTAGAAGAACACTCTATGAAACAGTTTCATCTTTTGATGGCAATATAAGATGTGAAGTTGAAATGGAAGCACTTATTGCTAGTCAGTTTACCGCGTTGCAGGAAGTTTTCCACGTTTCAACTGAACGTGAAGAAGATGCTCATGTCGTGGTTGCCGGGAAATTGCTTAATCTTTTTCGTACGGGTCGTCTTGGACATTATATTTTAGATAACCTTCCCAGAAATATTCACTGA
- the LOC25486856 gene encoding DAR GTPase 2, mitochondrial isoform X3 produces the protein MSLMQGFHSPLNVIYSHIIILSFSIKLISLLVPLYRYGWIILGKRTAYLVESMLITRRASDRQFLSLIQRQVGKLRRTDQANKYTATVMLIGLPNVGKSALTNALHHVGRISAAEKGKLKHATVSPEPGETKDIRSYKIASHPNIYVLDTPAVLPPEVPDVDVLSKLLLTGAIGDCLIERKETAEYFLAIHNSSDQYKKWAKLSSKENDIFFLNSTTECLTTHGLQMKQKKKIPNDHTQDDMVQDVRRTLYETVSSFDGNIRCEVEMEALIASQFTALQEVFHVSTEREEDAHVVVAGKLLNLFRTGRLGHYILDNLPRNIH, from the exons ATGTCACTGATGCAAGGATTCCATTCTCCTCTCAATGTCATTTACTCACACATAATCATATTATCGTTCTCAATAAAGCTGATCTCGCTTCTCGTTCCTCTTTACAG GTATGGATGGATTATTTTAGGGAAACGAACTGCGTATCTTGTGGAGTCGATGCTCATAACAAGGAGAGCATCAGACAG ACAGTTCCTAAGCCTTATACAACGGCAGGTGGGAAAGTTGAGGAGAACGGATCAAGCTAATAAATATACTGCAACAGTAATGTTAATTGGGCTTCCAAATGTTGGAAAATCGGCACTTACTAATGCTTTGCATCATGTTGGGAGAATCAGTGCTGCAG AAAAAGGAAAGTTAAAGCATGCAACTGTGAGTCCAGAGCCAGGGGAGACTAAAGACATTAGAAGTTATAAG ATTGCTAGCCATCCCAATATTTATGTGTTAGACACTCCAGCTGTTTTACCTCCAGAGGTTCCTGATGTTGATGTTTTATCTAAATTACTCTTAACAG GAGCAATTGGGGACTGTTTGATTGAGAGAAAAGAAACTGCTGAATATTTTCTAGCTATTCACAACTCAAGTGATCAGTACAAAAAATGGGCAAAGTTATCGAGCAAGGAAAACGACATATTTTTCCTTAACAGCACAACAGAGTGCTTGACTACACATGGGTTACAAAtgaaacagaaaaagaaaatcccTAACGATCACACACAG GACGACATGGTGCAGGATGTTAGAAGAACACTCTATGAAACAGTTTCATCTTTTGATGGCAATATAAGATGTGAAGTTGAAATGGAAGCACTTATTGCTAGTCAGTTTACCGCGTTGCAGGAAGTTTTCCACGTTTCAACTGAACGTGAAGAAGATGCTCATGTCGTGGTTGCCGGGAAATTGCTTAATCTTTTTCGTACGGGTCGTCTTGGACATTATATTTTAGATAACCTTCCCAGAAATATTCACTGA